The following DNA comes from Mucilaginibacter jinjuensis.
TCGTTTGTTTTAAGCGCTTCGATCAAATCAGTCATGATACCCAACACTCGGCTTGGGTAAAACTGGGTTGGGTGCGCAGTAAGGACTAAGCGCAGTGAAAAGTTTTTAAGCTTCTCTTTAATGGTTTCGCGCTGGCTTTCGTCGCCTGCAATTTGTTGTAACAAAGTTTGCAGTGTACCGCTCTCGTCGAACTTGGTGGTTTTACTGAATGATGAATCTTCAATGGCATCAAACAATACAACTTGCCTTTCTATATACTGTATAAAGCGGAATAAGCGGTTAAGTTGTTCCTGGTGATCAATATCTGGTACGTACTTCTTAAAGAACGACTTTATAATTTCAGCGGGTGATTCCTGGTTGGCTGTGCCCTTTTCGCAATGTGCGCTAAAAAATGGCAACAGGTTACCGGTATCTTTAACCTGGTAAAAAGGCAGGGTTAAAAACAGACTGTTGTAAAGCTCAAAACGTGTAATTACTTCCTGATTAAAGACGGATTCACGCTGACTAAGGTTGTTTGCAGATGACATAGACGATTTAGAGAGATCTGAGTAAAAAACAGGTTTCTTTTATAACCTGTTTTGAATTGTTGGTAAATATAATTATCTACTGAGATTATCGACAATGTTTTTGTTACAAACTTCAACCTATTTAATGTATAAACGTTATTTGTTATAAATTTGCAGTACCAATCCCCCGAAAAATCTAAAATGGCCGTACCATCCCGCGAAATAAAAAGTTTCTTCTTCAGCCAGTATTTTTCAGACGGATTACGCATTACTATAGGCGTTTTGCTCCCCTCACTCATCTTTGCACAATTTAATCAGCTCGAGTTAGGCCTCACCTTATCATTAGGTGCTATTTGCGTTTGTGTGGTTGATACGCCAGGGCCCGAAGTTTATAAGCGTAATGCTATGCTGGCCTGTAATGCTTTGCTGCTTTTGGTTTCCATTACCACAGGCTTTGCAAGGCTTAATGTGTATACGCTGGGTATCGAGGTTATTGCTTTTTCTTTCTTGTTCTCCATGTTTACGGTGTATGGCAACCGCGCTGCTGCAGTTGGTACATCATCATTATTGGTGATGATATTTATGATGGATAAAGGCCTGCAACCTGGCGAAGTACTGCATTATAGTTTACTGATTACTGTAGGCGGCGTTTGGTATATGATTATGAGCCTTGTTTTCTTCGGTATCCGGCCATACCGGGCGGCGCAGCAGGCATTAGGCGAGAACATTGTTGACGTGGTTAAGTTCCTTCGCATAAAAGCCGATTTTTATCTGCCGGAGACTGATATTGAAGACAATTACAAGAAACTGGTTTCGCAGCAAATAAAGGTTAGTCAGCATCAGGATAATGTTCGAGAGCTATTGTTTAAAACCCGCTTAATTGTAAGAGAATCAACCCATGCCAGCCGTGTATTGGTATTAACCTTTGTTGATCTGGTTGATATGTTTGAGCAGATTATGGCCACACATTACGATTACCAGGAAATTCGCGACCGTTTTGAAGGAACTGAGGTGCTACCCCATATTGCAAAACTGGTACACCAAATGGCCGGCGAATTGGATAATATAGGTTATGCCATACTGGCCAATTCGAGATATCGCCGGATTAAAAACTTTGGCCCTGATCTGGAAAATTTAAAGAATGAGATTGACGCTACTTCCAGTCATTTAAGTGGGTCGAGCAATCTGGTTTTAAAGAAGATCTTGATTAATGTTCGTGATCTAAACCAAAAGATATCGGATGTATGCAAATACTATAACTCTAAATCGGCAGAAAGCCTGATCGATAAGAAAAAGGGCGATGTGGAGTACACCAAATTTGTTGCCCATCAGGATTATACGCCGCACATCTTTTTCGATAACCTTACCTTTACTTCGGCCACATTTAAGCATGCTTTACGTGTAGCATTGGTTTGTTTAACCGGTTTTGTGATTACCAAGAGTAACGGGTTATTAGAGTTGATCAATCATTTCACGGGTAAGAAGATCGTTTTCGGACACCATAGTTACTGGGTATTGCTCACCATTATTGTGATTCTGAAGCCAGGATTCAGCCTATCTAAACAACGCAATTACCAGCGCGTATTTGGTACCATTATCGGCGGGGCTATTGGCGTATTGGTACTCACCTTTGTACACAACAAAACCCTCGAAGTAGCATTACTGATGGTATTTATGATGGGAGCTTACAGTTTTCTGCGAATCAACTACATCACCAGCGTTATTTTTATGACACCTTATGTGCTCATCCTGTTCCGCTTTTTGGGTGTAGGGCATCTGGATGTGGCAGAAGAACGGATTATAGATACCATTATAGGCTCATCTATCGCATTTTTAGCCAGTTACCTGATATTCCCATCATGGGAGTCTGAACAACTACGACAAACCTTATTGGAAGTTGTTGATGCGAACATTAGGTATCTAATGACCTTGGGCGAGCATTTAACCGGTAAACCACAAAGTACTACCGATTATAAATTGGCGCGGAAAGATGTTTTTGTAAAATCGGCCAACTTATCGGCAGCATTTGAGCGTATGGTTTCTGAACCGAAGAGTAAACAGAAACAGAGCAAAGATGTGCATAAGTTTGTGGTATTGAACCATATCCTGTCCTCTTACCTGGCAACCATTGCATCAAACATAACCGGTGCCAGCATGCTGATCCACCTGCGTGCTGATAACCTTAAAATGCTGAAACGCGATATTGCTGTACTGAATGAGGTAAGCAAAAAATTAGGTGGCAACAGTTTTGAATTTACTGCCGAACAAAGCGTTAATGAAGATGAGCTAACTGACGAAAAAGTAGCCGATCAGGAATTATTGAAAGAGCAACTGGGTTTCATTAATAAAATAGCTAACGATATTCAGCGTATTACTGATAACCTTATTTTACAATAACTCTGTAGCCAGATTGGCCAGTTCGCTGCGTTCACCTTTTTGCAGGGTGATGTGTGCGTAAAGCGGATGGTCCTTAGCCCTGTCGATCAGGTATGATAAGCCATTACTTTCGGCATCCAGATATGGTGTATCTATCTGGTAAATATCCCCGGTAAACACAAACTTACTGTTCTCACCTGCACGCGAAATAATGGTCTTAATTTCGTGCGGGGTCAAATTCTGGGCCTCATCTA
Coding sequences within:
- a CDS encoding FUSC family protein codes for the protein MAVPSREIKSFFFSQYFSDGLRITIGVLLPSLIFAQFNQLELGLTLSLGAICVCVVDTPGPEVYKRNAMLACNALLLLVSITTGFARLNVYTLGIEVIAFSFLFSMFTVYGNRAAAVGTSSLLVMIFMMDKGLQPGEVLHYSLLITVGGVWYMIMSLVFFGIRPYRAAQQALGENIVDVVKFLRIKADFYLPETDIEDNYKKLVSQQIKVSQHQDNVRELLFKTRLIVRESTHASRVLVLTFVDLVDMFEQIMATHYDYQEIRDRFEGTEVLPHIAKLVHQMAGELDNIGYAILANSRYRRIKNFGPDLENLKNEIDATSSHLSGSSNLVLKKILINVRDLNQKISDVCKYYNSKSAESLIDKKKGDVEYTKFVAHQDYTPHIFFDNLTFTSATFKHALRVALVCLTGFVITKSNGLLELINHFTGKKIVFGHHSYWVLLTIIVILKPGFSLSKQRNYQRVFGTIIGGAIGVLVLTFVHNKTLEVALLMVFMMGAYSFLRINYITSVIFMTPYVLILFRFLGVGHLDVAEERIIDTIIGSSIAFLASYLIFPSWESEQLRQTLLEVVDANIRYLMTLGEHLTGKPQSTTDYKLARKDVFVKSANLSAAFERMVSEPKSKQKQSKDVHKFVVLNHILSSYLATIASNITGASMLIHLRADNLKMLKRDIAVLNEVSKKLGGNSFEFTAEQSVNEDELTDEKVADQELLKEQLGFINKIANDIQRITDNLILQ